DNA from Dama dama isolate Ldn47 chromosome 5, ASM3311817v1, whole genome shotgun sequence:
cttaggtccaggccgcccgtcatggtattaaccctggcagcctcacaaaaACGAGGTACATTATGCATTATGTCCCCCCGTACACATTCAAAATTATTTCTAGAAACAGGTGATAGTGGTGGCCTTACAAAGGAAAAATGGGAGGGCCAGGGGATACAGTGGGGCTTTTCACCATGGGCATTTTGCACCATTGGCATAATTTTAATTATGCaaccaataaatttttaaaacattttcactatTAGGACAAAGAAACTGCCTTTTAAATCCTAgaaaggtgggaggtgggaggggggatcggggtggggaacacatgtaaatccatggctgattcatgtcaatgtatggcaaaaaccactacaatattgtaaagtaattagcctccaactaataaaaataaatgtaaaaaagttgttaaaaaccaataaataaataaataaataaatctgttaaGCCTATGAGATTACAAGGTTTATGTTACAAATTCTAGAGTTGCAAATAAATAATGTACTaatgaacttaaaaaataaagaaataaatcaatcCTAGAAAGGTTTAGAAAGGTAACAAGTCAGCCCCGAACGTTCCTCTGAGAACAGAACAGTCTCTTCTACCTGTTGAAATCCTTCTCCCAGGGCCTGGCCTGGTATTTGGCACCCAATGGCTGTCCAATGTTGAATGGACCTAATTTACTTCCCCATCTAAATGCAAAGCATTCCCTAAACAAGAGGAATTGTAGAACAAAGACAAGGTTGGGGGGAAGGGGAAGTAATGCAGCTGAGAATGGCTTTTGCCCCATGAACTCATCGACCTTCCATGACCTGAGCACCACGTGCAAGTTGTCTGGTTGTGGGATGTGGGCCCTGCCCCTAACCTACCAGGAGACCAAAGACACCGTGCACAAAGAACAGGGGGAGAAAACTCCATGGGTTTGAAAGTAAGAAGTTTCTGAAGAAGCTCATTAATAGCTGAGGAGTATTTATTcagtaaaagaaaaggaaatgaaaaagcagGAGTTGGCAAAAACTCGTAAGCACAGCTGGATACCAGGGAGGCaggtggatgggggtggggagtgtcATCCCTCTTGGCAGCTCAGTTACCTACAGAGACATCATCTGAATTCATTCTTCAGCTAGATGTGAtcagtcattcattcaagaaatcttTCCTGAGCAGCCTACTATGCACAGGTCTATGCTGTCTCCAGCACTCAATTCATGAGATTATAGTTTTGACCTTACTTCAATATCAGTGATAGATGCTTGCTCTTACTGCAAAGCACAAGTCAGCCTGGCCTCTCAAGCAAAAAGTACAAAGAATATTCACAGACAGAAACAGCTGGCCAGGGAACCACATGTGATATGCAAGTGAAAGTCGAATGGatccaagaaaagaaatgtaccAGAGAAATCAAATGTGAACACAAGACTCCAAGCAAACCAACTCAGAGTGAATCCCATTCAAACAATACATATAAAGGTTTTCTCATGCTATTtacaattttaaagtaaatttactTTATAAGCACTGAGGAATTCTTTATTTAATACCACCATAACATAAAAGTTCACATAACTGCTTCTTCAAACCATGATACAGAGCTTTATGACAACCTAGAAGTGGGAACCCAAAGAAGGCAAACACGATGCCTCAGAGATCAGGAAACATTTACAAAGTTCAACTGTTAAAAACAGTTCATTCCAGCAGTGAATCCAGTTTGGATGTTAGTATACACAGTATACACATTCTTCAGGGAGGTGAGAGGCCTTTCGATTCTTCTCCAGGTGCCTCCAAATGCTGGGCCTGTGGAACTTCTTTCAGAGGTGGGTTCTCCTCCAACGCAGTTTGGGATTTGACACCCATGGGTTCAGATTTCCGGGAAACTTGACTACCTTCCTGTTGCTTAAAACAGCAGATATAAGTACATCACTCAAATGTCATGACCTTCACTCAATTGGTTGAAAGTATTAATATATGCCTAGGCACATTCTGTGACCGAGTCAAAAATTCAGCATTACTATCTCAGGTCAAATTCAATTACACACAATAAACACGAAAAATCTCTACAGAACCACAATTTTAAAAGCCCTCATGACAATTCACTTGTTCCATGCAGCAATCCTTACCACAAAATTCTAGTTTACTCACTCTAACAGGATTTGACCTGGAACCATGGATGGAGAAAGAAAACCAAGCCTTCCTTTAACCTCCGACAGACAACCAATCCTAGTAATAGCTGTGATAATAAAATACTCACAGTCCTTGCTTTTTCTACTCGTCTTAAAATGACACCTTCTGCCAACAAAGCCTTCCCTGCTTTCACAAATAacttctcttcatctgtttctccAAGTTTCTGTAGCTCAATGTACTTCTCCACGAACCTAGAATTCCAAGCAGTCACATCTTTGGTTTGTATACTGAGAGTTGTCAAATCCTGCTGTTACACAGTACCAAATATTCCCTTAAGAGATCTTCCCACAGGAACATCTTTTTCCTCAAGTGGAATTCAATAAGACTCCTCAAACTGACAACCAAACTCTAAAAAAAGGAAAGGTAACCCAAGACTTGTAGACTGACTTACCGTTGACAGGTAGACTTGAAGTTTGGGTTGAACAGATCAAAAGCTTTTGGACCAGATCCATAGGCTGAATAAAATTTCCTTGAAAATACAAAACAACACAATATAAGTTTCCAATTATAGATCATGGCCAAGAATGGAGTAAAGAATAACTGCTGGACCCTAAAAAATTGAGTATAACATGACTTACAGGCCCTGAGCCAAACAGCTTTTGTCTTCAATAAGCAATGTGTGCATATGGTAAATACATGAAATGTTACAGAAAGATATCCAGACAAAAGTAGCACTCCCCCTCACCCCTGTAACCCAATCTCCCAGTTCTCCTCCCCGTAAGTAACACTAACCAGTTTCCGTGTATCCATCCAGGAATGTTCTATCAATATAAGCATATACGTATTTATCATTCCCTGTCCTCAGCCACATTGTTTAACCCCCAGGACAGTAAACACATCTTGCCTTTTTACTTAGTATCTCTCAGAGAtcatttcaattcactgcatgtaGACTGCTTTTAGTCCTTCGCTATTTCAGTGCTGCAATGATTACCTTTATCTACATTTTGTGGTGTACTGTGGAATAATTTCAGAAAAATGGATTtgggaggctttcctggtggctcagtggtgaagaaccagcctgccaatgcaagagacatgggttcgatccccagtcagggaaaaccccccatgccatggagcaactaagcccgtgcacaactattgagcctgtgctctagaacctagGAGCTGCAATTACTAAGCCCATTTGCCACATCTACTGAGGCCCGCACATCTTAGAGCCCATGcttcccaacaagagaagccactgcactgagaagtctgtgcaccacgagagagtagcccccactctccgcaaccagagaaaagcctttggagaaatgaagacccagcacagccaaaaataaataaattaaaaaactattttttataaaTAGTACTGTTGGGTCAAGATACCTTAATTTGTAATTTGACCTTCCAAACTGCCAAAATGCTTTCCAAAGGGAGGGGCTGTATTCATTCACACCCAGACAAGGGTATCAATAGGCAGATAGGAGACTGCCTATTCCCCAAACCCTGATCAAATTATATTTCCCAACTTTTTGATCTTCATCAGTCTGACAGGTCACATTTTgtacttcactgtagttttgcttttcttatcAAACAGACTCaatcttttcatgtttaaaagcaaaggaattccctTTTCTGTGACCTATCcatgttctttgcccattttttccttttattcttttatagacTTACAAGCAAACTTTATAGCAGTGTAAACAGGAAACTAGCCCTTTGTCATACACGGTGCCAGAGTTCTTCCCAGTATGTCagttgattttttattttgcttatggtAGTTTTTACATGCAGAAAACTTTAATGCTTTCATTTATGGCTTCtagattttgtggggttttttcccaacttaaataactttatttaaatatttacttatttggctatgccaggaaTTAGTTATGGCACAAGGGATCTTTAGTTACtgcatgtgaactctcagttgcaacatgtgagatctagttccctgaccagggattgaacctggtccccTGCATAaagagcaaggagtcttagccactggaccatcaggaaagccctggcTTCTGGGTTTTCATGTCACACTTAGGTAGGCTTTTATTAATATCATTgagattattttttcaattatgccatgttttcttctattacATTCATGATTTCACTTTTACCATTAAGGTTTTCACTTCttagatggcacagtggtaaagaatccacctgccaatgcaggagacacagaagactcaggttctattcctgggtcaggaaaatcccctgtaggaggacatggcaacccacttctgtattcttgcctggagaatcccatggacagaggagcctggtgggctactgtccgtggggttgcaaagagtcagatgcaactgagcaagcacacagGCACTTTGATACAcctgaaatttattttgttgttataatttgttttgttgttattttgttgttaaaataccaaaacaccaaaacaaacaaaaaatccaaaaaagataAAGGTTCAAAAAACTAAGTCCACAGTGTTATAATTTGGGCATTAAGAATAACAAAAGAGGATGCAGTAAAATATTCCATTCTCCCATGACCATCACCCAGTTCCACTGCTATATACACAGTAGAAGCACAAATGATTTTAACATATAAATAACCCTGAAAGCATCGTGACCAAGTGAATGTAATGGACCTGAGCAGAAAAGtactggaaaaatatttaatgcCCTAAAGATCTCTGAAAATTTCCAAACAGAGCCAGAACATACTTGTTCTCCTACCTCAAAGGTGTGTTGGGCAAGGGGGACAGTGTGGTGTTCCTCAAGTGAAAGGTGGGTGCCTGGACCTCAATAAAGAATATGGGATATGTAGTCATTTCAATTAGACACAGTCTCTCATCCTAACATTCTAGATGTTAAAAACTGACATCAGTATTAAGGGAAAGAGATTTGTCCTGTGAATTACCAGTCAAGTCAACCACCTTGAGCCTCATAGTTCTCATGACTAAAACAGACAGGAGGATACTTATCTTGCAGGGTTAGAGTAAGACCTAAATGAAGTAACATTTGTTGGGGGCTTAACACAGTGCCAGCCACCAAACAGATGCCCAGAAACAGGTAGCTATAATTGCAATGGCTGGTCAGTTGCTGGGCACCAGGTTCTACTCCCAATTTCTGCTTCTCTGTCCTGGGGTTAGAGCACTTATTCCCTAATCTGGTGAGATGGACAAGACCACCTACTCAGGGCAAGCCCTTACTCAATTCCTATGTAAGTGGCCAGACTGCTGGCTAAACCTTTCCTTCTTAAGTTGTGCTGCCTCTGGTCCACCGTATGGGCTCCACACTCACGCTCTAATCTGATCCTCGTGGTAAAAGATGTCCTGGGTGGGAGATTTAGCTTTGCCATATCGCAAGCGAGGCCTTCGGAAGACGGGGTCCCGCAGCGGAGGGAAGGCGTTATATATGTCAAACCAAAGGGGTTTCTCCTTCAACACCCCAGCCCGAATCAGGTCTCGCGTCCTGAAGGAAGGGTAAAAAACAAAGGTCAGTAAGTGACAACAACCTGTCTGAGCCCCTGATGCAGCCTGAGACACTGGCAGGGTCGCGGAGTCCAGAAGACAACCGGAAGGAGGGCAGAGCAGGGGGTCCCCTACCTGCTAAATGGTAAAATGTTTCCAAACTCCAAACCAACTAAATAGTGCTCAGGGTTAATCCACCTTCTCATGTGCGTCCCACTCCCCTCGCCTCATCCACGTCCCATCAAGGAAAATGCAATGACTGTTCTGGCCAGGCCCAACAGCCCCATCCTCCCTTACTTTTCCTAGAGACCTCCACTTggagctcggctggtaaagaatccgcctgcaatgcaggagaccccggttcgattcctgggtcggaaacatcccatggagaagggataggctacccactccagtattcttgggcttccctggtggttcagatggtaaagaatccgcctgcaatgcgggagacccaggtttgatccctgggttggggagatcctctggagaaggtaaaggctacgcaacgcactccagtattctggcctggagaattccacggactgtgtagtccagggggtcgcagagtcggacacgactgagcgactttcacttcactttccactTGGCGGAAAGGTGCAATCTTGAACGTGCGAGCTAAGAAATTCGAGGGGTGACGCAGCCAAGCACAATTTTTCAGAAGCAGGACAAAGCACGAGAGAGGCCTGGCCAGGATCAGACCCACCCAAGAAAGGGGGTAAGAGGCAGAGACGCCCTCACGCCCTCGACACACCCCCGGCTCCGAGCACGCACCGCGTGAAAACGCTCCCCACGGTTTCTAGCCGACTGCCCGCCATTCCCCGGGCCTTGGATCCCGCGCTGTGCCTGTACCGGAACCGGAAGCCCCCGCGGCAGGCAAAGTGGGCGAAAGTCGCAGGCCGAGCCGCCGATCGCAGTGCCCGCGTTGCGGCTCCAACGGGAGGGCGTGGCCAGGCAGAAGCAAAGGATGGCCGAATCGCCGCACCCTCGGCTACTCGCCAGGCTCAGACAGAAGCACTCGATAGCCGAGCCGCCAGGGCGGGAGAGAGCCAAAGCCGGGCAAAAGCAATACATGACCGATCCAGGGGAGGGGTTAATTGTCGCTTTTCCCTTTCTGGCCACCACTGCTCTGGAAGGAACCAGGGAAGATGATGGGGAGGGAGTAGGGAGACGCAGCCTAGGTCCTGGGGGAGCCAACAAGGCCAGGAATTCATAAGGCAGAGATCAGAGGTCACCAGCTCTAGGCTCAGTCTGCGCCTCATTTTGGTTGGAGTCACATGTGACCCAAGGACGGAAGAGCAGATAatcaaggagggtcttggaacgCAGGAACGGAACCAGACCTTTatcgtccttccctcccccatggtgtaactattaatggaacagtataacctgtctcccctcctaccccgtACGGAGGAGGCATTTGCCCTGCTCTTACCCCAACCCAGTATAggagcctcatccaatcagctaaTGACCTGCAagaccccatcccactccttgtaccctgaCTATATAAGTGGACTAAGGACCCCCCCATTCAAGGTCGGTTCTCCCTTGAACTGGCCCGCTGTTCTAACagcgtctcccactctaataataTGCCTTATTCATctttcattctgtctcatgtctggaaattcttttccaacccgcgCCGGGACCACGACATCGCAGTCTACGTAGAAGGAAACCGAGCCCCGAAGAGGGCCGTCACCTGACCAAGATCACTCTGGAGCCCAAGCCTccttcctgcgtctcctgccctTAAGCACTCCCCACTAAACCCTTTGGCCCCGAAGCCCCACCTGCATCCGCTCGCTGCAGACGGCTAGTGTTTTCTCCCCGGGAGGCGTCGCTAGCTAGCTGCTCCTTGgagcttgaaaagtgaaagtgtccggAACAAACAAATTCCGAGAAGGAAACTCAAAAATCTGGGGGAAATATCCTTTCAGGATAACCTTTTAGCCCAATAACCATACTTTGCGTAAGGTATCCTGTAGAAATTGAGGCACAATTTCACAAGGATATTTGTGCAAGGGCcgtcactgcagcattgtttgtaaTGCACCCTCCCATCCATCGAATGGGAAATGGCTGGAAAACTATGCTTCATATAATCTATGGATTCTTTCGCAGCTATTAAAACCAATGAGCTAGATCCACATGTATTGCCGTAGATGAGTGCCCATGACTTActgtaaaatgaaaaaggaacTTGCAGAGAAGCGTCTTTAACCTGTTAAAAGGAAAACCTTTTACAGTGTTACTGTTTGTATGCAATAGAAACTATGTGGAAAGGCACCTGTGGGCTGTGAAAGTTGATCTCCACTGAgattgcaggaggagaagggagattttttttttttatgtatcctTCAGAGTTTGACCTGTGAAGAGTCTATATTCACTGTTTTTTTAAGTCAGAGGTCTTCTGGGGGCGTgggggctgggtcttcattggtgtgtgggcttttctctggttgcagctgagtaggggctactctagctgtgctgtgtgggcttctcattctgcagcttctcttgttgtggaacacatgCTCTAGGGCGTTCGGGCTTCAGTCGCTGCAGCTCCCTGGCTCCAGGGCAcaagctcagcagttgtggtacaggggcttagttgctcccacacaagtgggatcttcccaggccagggatcaaacccatttctcctgcattggcaatggattttttttttaccactgagccaccagggaagccctggtattcATTTCTGAACTTTTGAATCTAAGGGGAAAATCtcttgggaaagactctgatgtggggaaagattgaaggcaaaaggagaagagggcggcagaggatgagatggttggatagcatcactgattcaataaaCATGGACttaggcaaactccgggagatagtgagggacagggaggcctggcgtgctgcagtccatggggtcacagagtcagacatgacttagccactgaacaacaaatccaAGGAAATGTTTTGAATCACGTAAACACAAGATATCTCCCAGGAGTCCATTATCTTTATCAGCAAGAAAGAGTGTCAAGCCATCCCAGAGTCCTCTTCTGGGAGGCTGGTGAGGTGGAGGAGGGGATTGTCTCATAAGCTGTTACTGTGTCTTTGCGTTATCTCACTGAATCCACACACCTATCCACAAGTGGCTGTTGTTATCCTCCTTAGAGAtgagaatgtgaggccacagggggttaagtaacttgtctgaTAAGTAACAGACAGAGCTAGGCCTCCAGCCCCGCCTGGGCACTTTCTGGGACTCCACAAATGCCCCTTACTGGTGCCTCCGgctggaggctggtgggctgagGAAGATAGGCAAAACAGGGCACGGGGGCCGGGGACAGGCTGATCTGAGGCCAGGGGCTGAGAGGTGGGTTCCATGGCTGCCTCGGGACCCTctggagcagggaagagagagcacAGGTCTGGCCACTGGGCCGAGCGTGAAGTCCTAGGCAGGTCTGTAAGACCTTGCTCTAGGAAGAGCAAACACGCTCCCAGCTAAATATAGTCTTTCCAGGCTTCAAAACAAGTTTCTAATTCTGTCCAAGTCAGAGCCAGCTGCCAGCCCCGACCACAGACACACTTCCCTTCTCCCACTCAGGCCTGCCCCGCGGGCCTCCGCCATTACCCAGCCACTGCTGGTGAAGAATGAGAAGGACTCATTCCAGGTTCAGGGAGGGGGAGCCGAAGGCCCAAGCCGTCCATGGTGAGGTGGTTGCAAGGGGGCGGTTTTCTCTTGAGATCTTCTTAGGGACGTCCCTTCCTCTTCTGAGCCTTTAAAGTTTCCCCTCCAGCATCCTAATTGATGTTTCTGTGACTGCAAACAGAATATTAATGGGTCGAGTacgggtgggcttcccaggtggtgctactggtaaagaagccgcctgccagtgcaggagacataagagattcaggttcaagctgatctctgggttgggaagatcccctggaggagaaaatggcaactcactccagtattcttgcctggagagtcccatggacagaggagcctggtgggctatggtccttggcatcacaaagagtcagaaacgactgaagtgacttagcacacatgcacacagaggaaGGAACCATGGAGACGTGGGAGCAAGATGAACGGGGAACCCTCTGAGCCTGCAAGGGGGAAGTGTGCACTCCAGGGACCATTCGTTCTTCACACAGGAAGAAGCTAGGGGCAAGCAGAATGGACAGTCAGGGTTTTCTGTCTCCTTACCCAGGTCTTTCAAGGCTGCAAAAAGCTGATGCACCCGTGCCAGGCACCACTCCAGAGACCTGGATTATCTCCTCCCATTGTTCAACTCCCTGAGGCCATAGATCATGTCCTGACAGTCCTACAGATAAGAGGACAGAGCTTGTAAACTCCCCCAAAAGGCCATGcttgcgtgcgtgctcagtcactgaggttgtgtctgactctttgcacccccatggaccgtagcctgccaggctcctctgcccatggggttccccagtcaagagtactggagtgggtcactgtgccctcctccagccaAAGGTCCATATTCCTTCCATGATACCACTCAGGCCCATTTTGTCCCACCGCATCACACTGGAGATGTGCCCACTAATTCTGGCATCTTGGGGACTTAGGTAACTTTTCAAGACTCTGTTTCCCCAGCTGACATCTGCCAGCTATCTAAGTGGCCTGTTGTCAGATTAAAAGTGGTCATTCATGTAAAGCAGGAATCACAGCACCAGCACAGAGTGGGGCTGGCGAGTCACAAACAAGCCTAGTGGCTGTTACGGCATCCCTCTTGCTGCTGTGTCCTGTAACCCACTGATTGCCACCCAAGACTTCAGCCTTTTGATGCTATTTCATAGATCAccttaatgttttcttttcttgttaaatGATTCATTCGTCCCAGAAACATTTCGGCACCTACCTGACCCAGTGCTGAGTCCTTAGAGAAACTGGCTGtccagagagggagacagagaggcaaATCCATAATTGATGTCATACGCTGAATAATTTATTGACACTGTTGACTGGCTCGGCCTGCCATAACAAAAAACGACAGGACAAATGGCTTGAACAATAGAAATCTATTGTCTCatggttctagaggctggaagtcagaaatcaaggtgttggcagggttagTTTCTGCAGAGGTCTCTCTCCCGGGTTTGTAGACAGCTATCATCTCCCGTGCTTCACCGTCTTCCCTTTGTGTGAGTCTGTGTCCTCTGCTATGACATCAGCATACTGGATTCCAGCCCAAACTAATGACGTCACTTTAACTTAAAGGTCTCTTTAAAGATActatctccaaacacagtcacatcCTGAGGTACTGGGACCTccgcatatgaattttggaggaacACCATTCAGCCCACAACACTGAGCAGTAAGTACTTGTACTGAATATTTCCATTTTCCCACCCAGGGTCACACCCTCTCTGTGCCCTTCTTCACCCTGCTCTGTAGCCCCGGAGGCTGACTTCTAGGATTGCATCCTCCAGCCCCTTGCCCTGTTCCCAGTCGGGTTCCAGCTGGTATCACCAACGGGTGGCATTGGCCTGGGacagagaagaaggaggagacagaagtTGCTCCCCACTCCCGCCGTCACCGCCCCCCAACTCCGCCCGCCATACAGTCCAGGACCATAAAGTCTGCAGGGCAGCCTCCACGCCCAGCTCTCTCCCGATTCCAGGCTTTGTCTCTGCCCTCCTTTTAGGCCTAGACACGGCCAACTGTGCCCGTCTGTACCCGCTATAGGGGCCAGGCCACCCTGGTGACTTCCCTACACTCTGCCCACATCTTTGTAATTAGTGCTCAGGAGCTTCTCTGAGAGAAAGAACAAGAGCATCTCCAATGACAGAACAGCTTTGGCAAGTGGATGCAATCCTGAATACTGCTGCTCACCTTTGGCAGGGAGCAGTTAGCTGTTGCTTTGAAAGAGGAGGCAAGCAAGAACATACATTCAGCCCACAGGACAAGGCCCAGGAAGATGAAGCGCTCGGAGGCGGGGGGTCTTCAAGGAGGCGGCAGGAGGGCCCCCTCTCACCTCCTGGCcagaccctcccctcccctac
Protein-coding regions in this window:
- the MRPS23 gene encoding small ribosomal subunit protein mS23 yields the protein MAGSRLETVGSVFTRTRDLIRAGVLKEKPLWFDIYNAFPPLRDPVFRRPRLRYGKAKSPTQDIFYHEDQIRAKFYSAYGSGPKAFDLFNPNFKSTCQRFVEKYIELQKLGETDEEKLFVKAGKALLAEGVILRRVEKARTQQEGSQVSRKSEPMGVKSQTALEENPPLKEVPQAQHLEAPGEESKGLSPP